Proteins from one Nitrobacteraceae bacterium AZCC 2146 genomic window:
- a CDS encoding ABC-type phosphate/phosphonate transport system substrate-binding protein (product_source=COG3221; cog=COG3221; pfam=PF12974; superfamily=53850) — protein sequence MSLIANARMYAVAPGAAQAWKQLFAWLATHSGVELEAMDHAAPAPLEALWSRSDLGCAFMCGFPFARSQPRPKVVAAPVPSDPRYGGLPVYFTDLVVRADSACRTLEDTFGKRLGYTVETSHSGFNALRHHLLPFRSEGRPKLYAETVGPLVTPRRVVEALLADEIDIGPLDGFALDLIRRHEPALAARLHIVATTDAAPIPLLIASPSCPDETVSRLTASLVAFGATAECASLRDELCLSGFAPVVPANYEKTIVWDREAVAAGYAMPG from the coding sequence ATGAGTCTGATCGCCAACGCGCGGATGTATGCGGTCGCGCCAGGCGCGGCTCAGGCATGGAAACAACTGTTCGCGTGGCTCGCGACGCATAGCGGCGTCGAGCTCGAGGCGATGGACCACGCTGCGCCGGCGCCATTGGAGGCGCTGTGGTCACGCAGCGATCTCGGCTGCGCCTTCATGTGTGGGTTTCCGTTCGCCCGATCGCAGCCGCGGCCGAAGGTTGTCGCCGCGCCCGTTCCGTCAGATCCGCGCTATGGTGGATTACCGGTCTATTTCACCGATCTCGTTGTGCGCGCGGATTCGGCCTGTCGGACGCTGGAGGATACGTTCGGCAAACGGCTCGGTTATACCGTCGAGACCTCGCATTCCGGCTTCAACGCGCTGCGCCATCACCTGCTGCCATTTCGTTCGGAAGGGCGACCGAAGCTCTATGCCGAGACAGTGGGTCCGCTGGTAACGCCGCGGCGCGTGGTCGAGGCTTTGCTGGCCGACGAAATCGACATCGGGCCGCTCGATGGTTTCGCGCTCGATCTCATTCGGCGTCATGAGCCAGCGCTCGCAGCACGCTTGCACATCGTGGCGACTACGGATGCCGCGCCGATTCCATTGCTGATCGCCAGTCCAAGCTGTCCGGACGAAACGGTGTCGCGTCTGACGGCATCTCTCGTCGCCTTTGGCGCGACAGCAGAGTGTGCGTCCCTGCGCGATGAATTATGCCTGTCGGGATTTGCGCCCGTGGTGCCGGCGAATTACGAGAAGACGATCGTCTGGGATCGCGAGGCCGTCGCAGCCGGCTATGCCATGCCTGGATGA
- a CDS encoding alanine dehydrogenase (product_source=KO:K19244; cath_funfam=3.30.1780.10,3.40.50.720; cog=COG2423; ko=KO:K19244; pfam=PF02423; superfamily=51735), which yields MPPVYFTYLNRHDIEELSLTDDEILAAIESSLATQGRGEAIIEPRMHLEPGLARGHFNVLRGALNSPPRSSAGVKIVGDFVDNYKIGLPSELGVLLLFDPRTGAPQAIMDASGITDMRTGAVTAVGAKYLARKDSKILGHIGARGTAYWNVRLLNHLYDFDEIRVHSRRPESRDAFAEKLRQDLGKPVIVTDDWRSCVEGADIVVEASRLLEPKVMLETEWIKKGAFVVPYGTMSAIDLSLTDIMQKLVVDDWGQCKAGKFGSLRAHVEAGKLSEQTLHAELGQIVAGLKPGRESDSETNLLWHRGLSLSDIALGHAMLKKGERLGIGQRLKFA from the coding sequence ATGCCGCCAGTCTATTTCACCTACCTCAACCGACACGACATCGAAGAACTCAGTCTGACCGACGACGAGATTCTGGCGGCGATTGAGAGCAGTCTGGCGACGCAGGGCCGCGGCGAAGCGATCATCGAGCCGCGCATGCATCTCGAACCCGGGCTGGCCCGCGGCCATTTCAACGTCTTGCGCGGCGCCCTGAATTCACCGCCCCGAAGCTCCGCAGGCGTCAAGATCGTCGGAGACTTCGTCGATAATTACAAGATTGGCCTGCCGTCCGAGCTCGGCGTCCTGCTGCTGTTCGATCCGCGCACCGGTGCGCCGCAGGCGATCATGGACGCCAGCGGCATCACCGACATGCGGACCGGCGCGGTCACGGCGGTCGGCGCGAAATATCTCGCGCGTAAGGATTCGAAAATCCTCGGCCATATCGGCGCGCGCGGCACCGCCTATTGGAACGTGCGGCTGCTCAATCATCTGTACGATTTCGACGAGATCCGCGTGCATTCGCGGCGCCCCGAGAGCCGCGATGCCTTTGCCGAGAAGCTGAGGCAGGACCTCGGCAAGCCGGTCATCGTCACCGACGACTGGCGCAGCTGCGTCGAGGGCGCCGACATCGTCGTCGAAGCGTCGCGGTTGCTGGAGCCGAAGGTGATGCTGGAAACCGAATGGATCAAGAAGGGCGCCTTCGTGGTGCCTTACGGGACCATGAGCGCGATCGACCTGTCGCTGACCGACATCATGCAGAAGCTCGTCGTCGATGACTGGGGGCAGTGCAAGGCCGGCAAGTTCGGCAGCCTGCGCGCCCATGTCGAAGCCGGCAAGCTGTCCGAACAGACGCTGCACGCCGAGCTTGGCCAGATCGTGGCTGGGCTGAAACCTGGTCGCGAGAGCGATTCAGAAACCAACCTGCTGTGGCACCGCGGCCTGTCGCTGTCGGATATCGCGCTCGGCCATGCCATGCTGAAAAAGGGCGAGCGTCTAGGCATCGGCCAGCGCCTCAAATTCGCCTGA
- a CDS encoding peptide/nickel transport system substrate-binding protein (product_source=KO:K02035; cath_funfam=3.10.105.10,3.40.190.10; cog=COG0747; ko=KO:K02035; pfam=PF00496; superfamily=53850) produces MTLSAVVTYFQRQCALKGAPVSSRQGNFIDMTRWEINRRTALLTSAAIAANVLNPMRAFAQETPRKGGVFNVHYGAEQRQLNPSIQASTGVYIIGGKIQEALVDLDAKGQPVGVLAESLESSPDGKTITFKLRKGVTWHDGKPFTSADVEFTAMNMWKKILNYGSTLQLFLTAVDTPDPLTAVFRYERPMPLGLLLRALPDLGYISAKHLYESGDIRQNPTNLSPVGTGPFKFVKYERGQYIIADRNPDYWRPNAPYLDRITWRVITDRSAAAAQMEAGELHYSPFSGLTISDMARLGKDKRFVVSTKGNEGNARTNTIEFNFRRKELADIRVRRAIAHAINVPFFIDNFLGDFAKLGTGPIPSVSTDFFPGPNTPQYPYDKAKAIALLDEAGFKAGAGGSRFSLRLLPAPWGEDISLWATFIQQSLSEVGIQVENVRNDGGGFLKQVYDDHAFDLATGWHQYRNDPAVSTTVWYRSGQPKGAPWTNQWGWENPAIDKVIDDAATEIDPVKRKALYAQFVKEVNTELPVWMPIEQIFVTVINAKARNHSNTPRWGSSSWHDLWLSA; encoded by the coding sequence ATGACTCTGTCCGCCGTTGTGACGTACTTTCAGCGGCAGTGTGCCCTGAAAGGGGCGCCGGTATCTTCGCGCCAAGGGAATTTCATCGATATGACACGCTGGGAAATCAACCGCCGCACGGCGCTTCTAACGTCCGCCGCCATTGCCGCCAACGTGCTCAATCCGATGCGCGCCTTCGCCCAGGAGACGCCCCGCAAGGGCGGCGTGTTCAACGTCCATTACGGTGCAGAACAGCGCCAGCTCAACCCAAGCATTCAGGCGTCCACCGGCGTCTACATCATCGGCGGAAAGATCCAGGAGGCGCTGGTCGATCTCGACGCCAAGGGCCAGCCGGTCGGCGTCCTCGCCGAAAGCTTGGAGTCGTCGCCCGACGGCAAGACCATCACGTTCAAGCTGCGCAAGGGCGTCACCTGGCACGACGGCAAGCCGTTTACCTCGGCAGACGTCGAATTCACCGCGATGAACATGTGGAAGAAGATCCTCAACTACGGCTCCACCTTGCAGCTCTTCCTCACCGCGGTGGATACGCCCGATCCCCTCACCGCCGTATTCCGCTACGAGCGCCCGATGCCGCTGGGGCTGCTGCTGCGCGCGCTGCCGGACCTCGGCTACATCTCGGCCAAGCATCTCTATGAATCCGGCGATATCCGGCAGAACCCGACCAATCTTTCCCCGGTCGGCACCGGGCCTTTCAAGTTCGTCAAATACGAACGCGGCCAGTACATCATTGCTGACCGCAATCCGGACTACTGGCGGCCGAACGCGCCCTACCTCGACCGCATTACCTGGCGGGTGATTACCGATCGTTCCGCGGCGGCTGCGCAGATGGAAGCCGGCGAATTGCATTACAGCCCGTTCTCGGGACTGACGATTTCGGACATGGCGCGGCTCGGCAAGGACAAGCGCTTCGTCGTCTCCACCAAAGGCAACGAAGGCAACGCGCGGACCAACACCATCGAGTTCAACTTCCGCCGCAAGGAGCTGGCCGACATTCGCGTCCGGCGCGCCATCGCGCATGCGATCAACGTGCCGTTCTTCATCGATAACTTCCTCGGCGACTTCGCCAAGCTCGGCACCGGCCCGATCCCGTCGGTCTCGACGGACTTCTTCCCCGGCCCGAACACGCCGCAATATCCCTACGACAAGGCGAAGGCGATCGCGCTGCTCGACGAGGCCGGCTTCAAGGCGGGTGCCGGCGGCAGCCGCTTCTCGCTACGGTTGCTTCCGGCCCCCTGGGGCGAGGACATCTCGCTGTGGGCGACCTTCATCCAGCAGTCGCTGTCCGAGGTCGGCATCCAGGTCGAGAACGTCCGCAACGATGGCGGCGGCTTCCTGAAGCAGGTCTATGACGACCACGCCTTCGACCTTGCCACCGGCTGGCATCAGTACCGCAACGACCCCGCGGTTTCGACCACGGTCTGGTATCGCTCGGGGCAGCCGAAGGGCGCCCCATGGACCAACCAGTGGGGATGGGAAAATCCTGCGATCGACAAGGTGATCGACGATGCGGCCACCGAGATCGATCCGGTGAAGCGCAAGGCGCTCTACGCCCAGTTCGTCAAGGAGGTCAACACCGAGCTGCCGGTCTGGATGCCGATCGAGCAGATCTTCGTGACGGTTATCAACGCCAAGGCGCGCAACCATTCCAACACGCCGCGCTGGGGATCGTCGAGCTGGCACGATCTTTGGCTATCGGCGTGA